GGCCGCCGAGAAAGAAATCCGGTCGCGTTCGGCCAGAGCCGCCACGGCGCCTTCGGCTCTGTCGCCAATCCCGCGCTTGGGTTCGTTAAGAATCCTGCGCAAGTTGACGTCGTCGTCCGGGTTGACCAGAGCACGCAGGTAGGCGAGGGCGTCCTTGATTTCCTTGCGCTCGTAGAAACGGGTGCCACCCACCACGCGGTAGGGCAGGCCCACGCGGACCAGGATGTCCTCAATGGCGCGTGACTGGGCGTTGGTGCGGTAAAAAATGGCAACGTCGCCGGGGCGCAGATCGGACTCGTCTTGGAGCTTGTCAATCTCCTTGGCGATGAACCGGGCCTCTTCATGCTCGGATTCGGCCACATAGCCCACGATCTTCTCGCCGTCGCCCTCGGCAGTCCACAACCGCTTCTCCCGGCGATTGGGGTTGCGCGAAATCACGGCATTGGCGGCGCTGAGGATGTTCTGCGTAGAGCGGTAGTTTTGCTCCAATTTAATGGTGGCCGCGTTGGCATAGTCCTGCTCGAACTCCACAATGTTGCGGATGTCAGCGCCACGGAACGCGTAAATGGACTGGTCGGAGTCGCCCACCACAGTCAGTTCGGCTGGAGCCACATCGCCGCCAGCTTCGGTGCCCACAATTTCCTTCACCAGCGCGTATTGGGCGTGGTTGGTGTCCTGGTACTCATCCACCAAGACGTGCCGGAAACGGCGCCGGTAGTAGTCAGCAACGCCCGGGAAGGCGCGGAACATGTACACCGTTTGGGCGATCAGGTCATCGAAGTCCATGGCGTTGGCCTGGCGCAGGCGCTGGGCATAGCCCTTGTAAACCTCGGCCACGGCCGCCGCGAAGGGGTCGCTGAAATTGGTGTTCATGGAGTTTTCATCGTCGTCGATGAGTTCATTTTTCAGTGCTGAAATCTTGTGCATGATCGATTTCGGCGTGAACTTCTTCGGGTCCAGATCCAACCCCTTGGCCACCAAGGTAATCAGGCGCAGCGAATCGGCCGAATCATAAATGGAGAAGTTGGAATTGAGGCCAATGGTCTTGGCTTCACGGCGCAGAATCCGCACGCACGACGAGTGGAACGTGGAAATCCACATGCTCTTCGCCGCGTCCCCAATGAGCGCCTCAATGCGTTCGCGCATTTCCGCGGCGGCCTTGTTCGTGAAGGTGATGGCCAAAATCTGCCCCGGATGCGCCTGCCCCGTAGCCAGCAAATAAGCAATGCGGTGGCTGAGTACCCGGGTTTTGCCCGAGCCTGCACCGGCCACAATGAGCAGCGGTGAGCCCGTATGGACTACTGCGGCTTCCTGCTGCGGATTCATGCCCTCGAGCAGTTCAGCAGGATCGGGCCAGCGCCGCTGCGAAGGCTCCTCCGGCTGCGCGTGCCGCTCCCAGGCAGGGGCTGCCCCGGCGAATTCCGGCATGTCGGCGCCAGGATCTTCCTGCTCAAAAGGCTGCCACGCGGGCAGACCGGCACCTGCACTGTGTGTGGGCTTGGGCTTCTGGGGGTAAGGGTCAAACAACATATCCATGGTGCAATCCAGTGTAGTTCGCCCCACCGACATTCCCGTGCCCGCCCGCCATTTGCCCGCGGCTAGACCGGCAGCTCACCACTCCGAAGCGCTGTGGCGAGTTCTGCCACGGCACCCCTAGGACCGGCCAGGCACCAGTCCAATCCATTGACACGGACGACGGCGGTGTCCCCACCCGCCGCCTCCACGATGCCTTTGCCTGGGAGCCAGTCCCAGGACGGGACACTGTGCTGAAACCATACGCCCAACTCACCTTGGGAAACCCGTGCCAGATCGCACGATCCGGAGCCGAGCATGCGCAGCGTGGCGGGCAGTTCGGCGGCTTTCTGCCACGGCAGCGCCGCCCGGGGCTGGGCCAGCCAGCCCGGGTGAATATAGGTGGCGGCAGAGAGTTCGCCCACATCCGGCTGCGCACCGAGATGAAGAGGATCGCCATTGAGCGTGGAGGCAACAGTGGTCCCGCCCAACCACAATTTGTCTTCTTCGGGCTGGAACACGGCGCCCAGCAGCACCTCCGCATTGCTGAGGGGGGCCGGCGTCGAACTTCCATCGGAGCTTTGATCGGGGCTTTCATCGGAGGACGGCGCATCGGCGCGGACCAGGGCCAGCGCGGAGCACCAATAGGTAGAGCCGCTGGTGAAGTTATAGGTGCCATCAACGGGGTCGATCACCCACGTGCGGCCTGAGGTGCCCACGTGTCCGGCGCCTTCTTCGCCCAGAATGGAGTCCAGGGGGCGGGCTGCGCGCAGGGCATTAAAGATGTGGGTCTCTGCGGCGAGGTCGGCGGCCGTGGCGAAATCGGACACATTGGCCTTGATCTGGCGCCCGGCTTGCAACGTGGCCAGGCCGTCGGCTCGGATGGACAGTGCCAAGGCGCCGGCCTCGCGGAGGAGTTTCGCCGCCAAATCGCTGTCGCTGGGCGCTGAATTCTCAAGGTGTGCCATGGGGTAAGCCTAATCTGGGCGATAATGAGAACATGGCTAAAACTCCCGCACAGCGCGCCGCCCTGCATGGCAAAGCTGCCACTGGCCCAAGTGCTCCCATCGTCAACACCAGCACCAAGCGCACCCCGCAAAAGGCTCAGGGCAACGCGAACCTGATCCTGATTGCCGGTTCCGTGGCCAGCTTGTTCTTGTTTGCGTACTTCCATTTGCTGACGCTGAACCAGATGAAGGACCTCGCCGACGGCCTGGCCATGCCGCAGTCGTTCGTGTTCGGATTTAGCTCCGCACATGTTGAGGCGTTGCGTTTGGCCATGAACGCCGATGCGCTGGGACAGCTGAACTATGTAGGCAAAACCGCCGGGACCTTGTTCGCCCTCATTTTCGCCATCACGGCCCTGACGGTCATTGCTAGCAATGTGGCCAAGAAAGCGCTGCGCTGGACACTGTGGGTGCTGCCGCTGGCCTTTGCCGCAATCTCCCTGTGGGCCAACGCAGCCGTCGATTCCATGCTCGGGGCCGAAACCCTTGATTCCGGAGCAGTGTCTCTGGCGTCAGGGCTTGTCACAGCGTCCTGGATGCTGCTGATTGCGTCACTGCTGGCGATCGGCGTCGCACTGTTCCTGGGCCGCCCCAAGAAGGCAGCGCCCGAGCAAGCCTGACCCGTCCCGTTTTTTGCTTGCCTGCCTGTTCCGCTAGGCTTGGGGACGCGCCTCTGTAGTCCAATGGATAAGACAGCCCTCTCCTAAAGGGCAGATCCGGGTTCGATCCCCGGCGGGGGCACTTTTTATGCCCGCACACATCGCGGCCGCGCCGGATATTTTCGGCGCCTGTGAGGGCGCCTGTGAGAAAGAGAACACGGCCATGGATTCCGGATCTGCTTCCACAAGCGCCCCGTCTCATGCTCATGCCGGGCGCGGCGTGGCCACCTCCCTCATTGCATCGGTCCTGTTCGCCGTCATCTTTCTGATCGCCGGGCTGTTGCCAGGGTGGGGCGCCGAGGAAATCTTTGGCTGGCGCGTGGTCTTGACCCTTGCCACGTTGGGTGCGATCTTCCCGTTTCTTCCCGGGGCGCGTGCCGAGTTCCGTGACCTCTTCCTTAAAGTTCGACGTCGGCCGGCGCTCCTTCTGCCCGGGCTACTGGCGGCCGGTATTGTCGGAGTCCAGCTGTGGCTTTTCATGTGGGCGCCCCTGAATGGCATGGCGCTGTCGGTGTCCTTTGGTTACTTCCTGCTTCCGCTGACCATGGTGCTGGCTGGCCGAGCATTCTTCGCCGACCGGCTCAGCCCGTTACGTAAATTGGCTGTCGCCGCAGCTGCCGTGGGAGTTGCCCATGAGGCGTTCTCCGCGGGCGGACTGGCCTGGCCTACACTGCTGGTGTGTCTGGGCTACCCCGTGTACTTTGTGCTGAGGCGCAAGAGCGGTTTCGATCATCTGCCGGCGTTTGCGGCGGAATTGCTCGTCCTGTTGCCCGTGGGCGTGTATTTCATTCTGGCCGGCCCGCACGGTTTGAGCTCCGGAGGTGACACCGAAGGGCTTTGGGCGGCCTGGTCCATTGGCATTCTCGGTGGCATCGCTATGGCACTGTATTTGTTGGCCAGCAAGTGGCTGCCATTGTCTTTGTTTGGACTGCTGAGCTACGTTGAGCCGGTCCTGCTGGTGGGCGTTTCACTCTTTCTGGGCGAGACCCTTGGCTGGTCCGCCATGTTCACCTACGGCCCCATCTTGTTGGCGCTGCTACTCCTAGCTGTGGACGGCCGGCGAAAGGCACTGCCCAAGCCCTGACCACCACTACGGACCCTCCCTCAGCGATTGGGGTGTTTCGACGGACCCTCCCTCAGCGAATGGGGCGTTTCGACGGACCCTCCCTCAGCGATTGGGGCGTTTCGACGGATCCTCCCTACGCCTCTCCGCCAGGCCGCCACCCCATCCCATCCCCTCGAGTGTCCACTTAACGTACGCTTCGAGCCCATTTCGGCGCTCAAACGTACATTAAGTGGACACTCACCGCACGCACTGCTCGCGCTGGGAGAAGATGAATCATGAGCATCACGAAAACCATCATCTTGTTTGCACTGGCCGCCGTGGCTGAAATTGGCGGTGCGTGGCTGATCTGGCAGGCCGTGCGCGAGGACAAAGCGTGGTGGTGGGCAGGTCTGGGGATCGTAGCCCTGGGCGCCTACGGATTCATCGCAGCCATGCAACAAGACGCCAACTTTGGCCGGGTTCTGGCCGCGTACGGTGGGGTGTTCATTGCCGGTTCCCTGGTCTGGGGCATGATCGTGGACAAATTCACGCCCGACCGCTGGGACATCATCGGCGCCCTCGTGGCTCTGGCCGGCGTCAGCATCATCATGTTCGCGCCCCGCCCGGTCTAGTGTTCGCGCCCCGACCGCACTACCCCTACCTCCGCCGACCGCGAGGATGCAGCAGTTGCTAATGTTCCTCGCAATCATTGGCAACTACTGCATCCTCGCGGGGTGGGCTCGGGAGGAAATGAGCAGGAAAGGTGTAGAAACCTGCACCCGATAGGATTGACCACGTGAAAAACGTCCTGAAAGTATCCGCCGTCTGCATCTACGATCACGACGGACGGCTCCTCACGGTCCGCAAAAACGGCACCGATAAGTTCATGCACCCTGGCGGCAAGCCCGAACCGGGCGAGAGCGCAGCAGAAGCCGGGTCTCGGGAGCTGTCCGAAGAAGTGGGTCTGGAGATCGCCGCCGCAGACCTCACACTCATGGGTGTTTGGCACGGCACCGCCGCCAACGAAGCCAACACGGACATCGAGGCCACAGTCTTTACCGCTCCGGGAAGCTGGGCCGCCGGTTCAATCGTCCCGGCAGCGGAGATTGCCGAGCTGCGCTGGATGCACCTGATCGACGCAGCCGACTACGAAGACCTCGCCCCGCTACTGACCGAGTACGTGCTCCCGCGCCTGCTGAGCGCATAACTTCCCTTAACTAGCAGCTCTAGCAGGCAAGCAAGAACGGCAGCCGCAAACCGAAGCCGCTATGCCTCCTTGGGGAAGGAACCATCCGGTACCTCGGCGTCCGCAACGGCGGCCACGGCCTGGGCAAACTGGGTGTCGTGCAATTCCGCATAGCGCCCGCCGGCGCCAATGAGTTCGTCGTGCGTGCCACGTTCCACAATGCGTCCAGCTTCCAGCACCAGAATCACGTCGGCGGAGCGGATGGTGGAGAGCCGGTGCGCAATGACCAGCGCCGTCCGGCCTTCCAATGCCTCACCCAAAGCGGCCTGCACGGCGGCCTCATTCGTGGAATCCAAGGCCGCGGTGGCCTCATCCAAAATCACTACGGCTGGCTGCACCAGCAACAGGCGCGCAATGGTCAGGCGCTGGCGTTCACCACCGGAGAGCCGGTATCCGCGCTCCCCCACCACGGTGTCCAGACCATCGGGCAGAGCCTCCGCGAAGGCCGAGAGCCGAGCACGCTTGAGCACATCCCAAATCTCCGCATCCGTCGCGGTGGGCTTGGCCAGGCGCAGGTTGGATCGAATGGATTCGTGGAACAGGTGTCCGTCCTGCGTGACCATGCCAACGCCGGCGCGGAGGCCATCGAAGGACAGATCCCGCACGTCCACGCCCCCCAAGCGCACGGTGCCGGAATCGACGTCGTACAGCCTTGAAAGAAGCTGCGCAATGGTTGACTTGCCCGCCCCCGAGGAACCCACCAGCGCAATGGTCTGGCCAGGTTCGGCCCGGAAGGAAATCCCGTGCAGCACATCCTCGCCGCCGCGCGTGTCCAGCACCGCAACATCTTCGAGCGAGGCGAGCGAGACCTTGTCCGCCGACGGGTAGGCGAAGCGGACGTCGGAGAACTCCACGGCGAGCGGGCCCGCTGGAAGCACCACCGGAACGGGCTTTTCAGTAATCAGCGGCTTCAGATCGAGAATCTCAAACACGCGATCAAAGGAGACCAGCGCGCTCATGATGTCCACGCGCGCATTCGCCAAGGCGGTGAGCGGGGCGTACAGGCGAGTCAACAGCAGGGCCAGTACGACGACGTCGCCCGCGTTAAGCGTGCCACCGATGGCGAGGGCGCCACCCAGGCCATACACGAGCGCCAGCGCCAGTGAGGAGACCAGCATCAGCGCCGTGAAGAACACGAACTGCATGATCGCGGTGCGTACGCCAATGTCGCGGACGCGGTTCGCACGGGAGGCGAACTCGCGTGACTCCTCGGCGGGGCGGCCAAACAGCTTGACCAAGGTGGCACCGGGAGCGGAGAAGCGCTCTGTCATCTGCGTGCTCATATCGGCGTTCAGGTCAGCAGCCTCGCGGCGCAACCCAGCCAGTCGGCGGCCAAAGCGGCGGGCCGGCATGAGGAAGATCGGCAGCAGAACAAGTGCCAGCAACGTCACCAGCCACGAGGTGTTCAACATGACAATGAGCGTCAATACCAGCTGAACGGAGTTGGAAACAATGCCGGAGAGCGTGCCGGAAAACGCCTGCTGCGCACCAATGACATCGTTATTGAGCCGGCTCACCAGCGCGCCCGTGCGGGTACGGGTGAAGAAGGCGATGGGCATACGCTGCACGTGATCGAACACGGCGGTGCGCAGATCCAAGATGACCCCCTCACCCAGGTTCGCCGAAATCCAGCGGATCACCAGTGAGAGCCCTGCATCCAAAACCGCCACGAGCGCAATGAGGCCTGCCAGACGCACCACCACATCCACGGCAGATTTCGCCACAATGGCATCCACTACTTGGCCGGCCAGCACCGGAGTGGCCACCGCAAGCGCCGCCGAGATCACCGACAGCACCACAAAGACCAACAGTTTGCGACTGTAGGGCTTGGCGAAAAGGATCGTTCGGCGCAGGGTGTCCTTCGAGATTCCGCCGTTGGACTTGTCCGAGCGCATGGTGCTCCAAAGTGAGCTCCAGGCCGCGCCTTCCATACTCATGCGTGTATTCCTCATCATTAAGTGGGCAAGCTATAAGCCTAAACGCCCTGCCCTACATTGGGAATTCCCGGGTTCCAATTCCGCTTGAGGCCTGTCCAAGGCACGCTTCAGGCCTGTCCCGGGCATGAGATTCACATCACCAACGTCACCCTTGCTACTCAGGGGGAAATATTGCCGCCCGTTTTGGGGTTTCACAGTGATAGCGTCCAATGACGGAACCGCCGCGACTCAGCACCTTCGCGGCATCTCACCATCGAGCACAGCACAGCAAAGGAAACGTAGAAATGAATCGTCGCAGCTTTGGAGTCGTCGGATTACTTGCAGCAGCATCACTAGTCCTGGCGGCGTGCGGCGGCACCTCCGATACGGGTACCTCTGCTGGCGGGGACACATCCCTGAGCAGCGTGAAGGATGCTGGCCAGATTGTGTTCGCCACCGAGGGCACCTACAAGCCGTTCAGCTACCACGAAGGCGGCGCCGGCGATCTGACTGGTTACGACGTCGAGGTCGCCAAGGCTGTTGCTGACAAGCTCGGCGTGAAGGCCAAGTTTGAAGAAACCCAGTGGGATTCCATCTTTGCCGGTCTGGAAGCCAAGCGCTTTGACGCCATCGCCAATCAGGTGACCGTCAGCCCTGAACGCCAGGAAAAGTATGAGCTGTCCACCCCGTACACGGTGTCCCATGGCGTCATCGTGACCCTGGATAGCAACAAAGACATCATGTCTTTTGCCGATCTGAAGGACAAGACCACGGCCCAGTCGCTGACCAGCAACTGGTACAAACTGGCCACCTCCAGCGGCGCCAAGGTGGAGGCCGTTGAAGGCTGGGCCCAGGCCGCCACACTGTTGAAGGACGGCCGTGTTGATGCCAGCGTCAATGACAAGCTCACGGTTGTGGATTACCTGAAGAACACGCCTAACTCGGGTTTGAAGATCGCCGCCACCACCGATGAATCCTCCGACGCCTCAATCGCCTTCCGCAAGGGCTCCACTGCCCTCAAGGATGCTGTCGACGCAGCACTGAAGGATCTCGGCGCGGATGGCACCTTGACCAAGTTGAGCGAAAAGTACTTCGGCGAAGACTTCAGCAAGTAAGCGCCGGCACCGAACCCGCTAGAGTTCAGCCATGGACTTTAATCTCTTCTGGAGTTCCTTAGGCCCCATGTTGTTGGGCGCCATCAAGGGCACCATTCCACTGACACTGGCCTCGTTTGTTCTGGGCTTACTGATCGCGCTGATCATTGCGGTCATGCGTATCAGCTCGAACAAACTGGCCAGTGGCGTGGGCGGGGTCTACGTCTCGATCATCCGCGGAACTCCCCTGTTGGTGCAGCTGTTCGTGATCTTCTACGGGCTGCCCACCATTGGGGTGAAGCTGGATCCTTGGCCCAGCGCCATCATCGCCTTCTCCCTGAATGTGGGCGGTTACGCGGCCGAGATCATTCGCGCCGCAATCCTCTCTGTGCCTCGTGGCCAGTGGGAAGCCGGGCACATGATCGGCATGTCGCGCAATCAGACGCTGCTGCGGATCATTTTGCCGCAGGCCGCCCGCGTGTCCGTCCCGCCGCTCTCCAACACCTTCATTTCGCTCGTCAAGGACACCTCGCTGGCGTCGCTGATTCTCGTCACCGAATTGTTCCGCGTTGCCCAGCAGGTGGCGGCGTTCAGCGGGGAATTCATGCTGCTTTACCTTGAGGCGGCCCTCATTTACTGGGTCATTTGCCTCGTGTTGTCGACTGCCCAGACCCGTGTGGAAAAGAGGTTGGACCGCTATGTCGCCCACTGATTCCGTCTTACAGGTTCGTGGCCTGACCAAGGCGTTCGGCACCAACACCGTGCTGCGCGGCATCGATCTCGATGTCCCCCGCGGCAAGGTGGTGGCACTCATTGGCCCGTCCGGTTCGGGCAAGACCACCATTCTGCGTTCCCTTAATGGACTTGAGATGCCCGACGCCGGAAAAGTCACCGTGGGTGCCCGGGACGCATCCGCTGAGCAAGATCTCACCATTGACTTCGGTGCTACGGCGAGCTCGAAAAAGGCTCGGGCTGCTGAGGTTGCCGCGTTACGTGACCGCAGCGCCATGGTGTTCCAGCACTACAACCTCTTCCCGCATAAGACGGTCCTGCAAAATGTCATCGAGGGCCCGGTTCAAGTGCAGAAGCGTCCCCGCGCTGACGTTGTGGCCGAGGCGGAAAAGCTGCTGGCGCGTGTGGGCTTAGCGGACAAACTCGACGCTTACCCCTTTGAACTTTCCGGTGGCCAGCAGCAGCGTGTCGGCATTGTGCGCGCCCTGGCGCTGAAGCCGCAACTGCTTCTTTTTGACGAGCCCACCTCGGCCCTCGATCCTGAGCTGGTGGATGACGTCCTTGCCGTTATTAAGGAACTGGCTGACGAAGGGTGGACCATGGTGATTGTCACCCACGAGCTGGCCTTTGCCCGGCAGACAGCCGATGAGGTGGTCTTCATGGATGGCGGTGTGGTGGTGGAACGCGGTCCGGCCAGCCAAGTGTTGCGCAACCCTAAAGAGGAACGTACACAGGCGTTCGTGCGGCGCCTGCTTCACGAAATTTAGGCCTGTATCCCTTATCCCCTAGCCGAGCCCAACCCCAACCCCCAGCCGAGGTCATGGGGAGTGCACCCCATCGCCAACGCCACCTCCGGTGACATAGCTTGATACAGAGCTGTTCTACGCGTCTGGACTGGGTAGTCCGCCCGGCGCCTACCGAGATTGCACCACCGACACTGCACAGGGGAAACACATGACTGAACCATCCACGGCACGTCCCATCATTTTGCGCCGTGTGCAGATGAGCACCACCGCGTGGACCTTGCTGTGCGAATCAACCAGCGCCACGCTGGGACTTCCCACCACCGCGGCCGCCGAAGGCGCCGAGCCCTTGACCGAAGCAGCCACAGCAGCTGGCTGGGCAGAGCTGCATACTTTGGAGATGTCCCCGCTGCCAGGTGAGGTAACGCGGCAGTGGACAGGCGCCGTCGCACTTCTTCTAACAGCTCCCATCACGGTGACGGCGCGGGGCACGTACAACGGTGTCAGTACCACCAGTGCTTTGGGGCTGCGGGCCGGGCGCGGGCTGGCCGTCCACCAGCGGCATGTGTCTGAGCAGGGCTCTGCTGGCACCACTATCACCGGCAGCGAGGACAGCATGGAGATCACGCTGTTCAACGAGGAAAACGTGTGGGGTGCTGTGTCCCGTCTGCTGCCGCCGCTGGATGTTGTCCGTGCTCGCGCCCAGGCAGCGCCCATGAATTCCGAGCCGTCGGTGGTCATTGGCGCAGGAACCACGCCAGCGTCGCTTCCTGCCGAGGACGCGAACATTACCCTCAGCGTCACCACGGTAGCGCCAGGACTTCCGCCGCGGGTCTTCTCTGGCATGTGGTCGGTGCAGGGCGAGACGTTGTATTCGGTGACCACCCGCAACACGGCATCCAGCCCGGCAACCAGCAGTGAAGCCCCGGAATTGCGACTAACCAAGGTGCCTGCGGGGCACATTGCCCATGAGCTGGTATTCGCGGTGGCCGGCGCACACGACGCCCTGGCTGCGGCTGCAGCTGCAGCTCCTGCTGCTACTGAAGATGGCGCCCAATGAGCTCCGGAATGCAGGGGCTGGATCCGGCGGACTGCCGTGAGCTCGTCAAAATACTGAAAAATCGGCCGCCCAACTGGAGCAGGCGGGAGCGTCTCTCGCCCAGACGGTTGGCCGCACGGGATGGCAGGGCCCGGACAGCCACCGGTTCCGCGCACAGTGGCCGGCGAACAGGAAGCGTCTGAGCACCACTGCCCGAGAATTGGAGGATGCAGCAACCCAGCTGCTGCGTGAAATAGCTGAGCAGGAACGCACCAGCGCTGTGGATACTGGCGGTGGAAGCCTGTGGGACGGCATTGTCGGCGCTGGCAAGGACTTGTGGGATGACGTCACTGATGGCGTGGACAACGTCGTGGACGGCATCCATGACGCCGCTGACAACGTGGTCAATGCGGTTGAGGACGGGCTCAGCTGGATT
The Arthrobacter alpinus genome window above contains:
- the pcrA gene encoding DNA helicase PcrA produces the protein MDMLFDPYPQKPKPTHSAGAGLPAWQPFEQEDPGADMPEFAGAAPAWERHAQPEEPSQRRWPDPAELLEGMNPQQEAAVVHTGSPLLIVAGAGSGKTRVLSHRIAYLLATGQAHPGQILAITFTNKAAAEMRERIEALIGDAAKSMWISTFHSSCVRILRREAKTIGLNSNFSIYDSADSLRLITLVAKGLDLDPKKFTPKSIMHKISALKNELIDDDENSMNTNFSDPFAAAVAEVYKGYAQRLRQANAMDFDDLIAQTVYMFRAFPGVADYYRRRFRHVLVDEYQDTNHAQYALVKEIVGTEAGGDVAPAELTVVGDSDQSIYAFRGADIRNIVEFEQDYANAATIKLEQNYRSTQNILSAANAVISRNPNRREKRLWTAEGDGEKIVGYVAESEHEEARFIAKEIDKLQDESDLRPGDVAIFYRTNAQSRAIEDILVRVGLPYRVVGGTRFYERKEIKDALAYLRALVNPDDDVNLRRILNEPKRGIGDRAEGAVAALAERDRISFSAAMARADEAPGIASRSLNAVNTFAKMMGDLAEIAATSTPATALEAVLEQSGYLEALRTSTDPQDESRVENLAELVAVVREFSQENPEGTLGQFLEQVSLVADADQIPDAPGGSEAEAAAAVAEAKRLGVVTLMTLHTAKGLEFPVVFLTGLEHGLFPHSRSATDPKELAEERRLAYVGLTRARKRLYITRSEVRSLWGQSQYNPASQFIDEIPAELIEWKREGTSRVAPVEGNFGSSRYSGSSWGAGTAVGGRDSGALPPSISARTAAGRVEPQKEVISVSVGDKVNHTSFGNGVVLEISGAGDKTVAKVRFEIGEKRLLLRYAPLVKEEG
- a CDS encoding inositol monophosphatase family protein, whose amino-acid sequence is MAHLENSAPSDSDLAAKLLREAGALALSIRADGLATLQAGRQIKANVSDFATAADLAAETHIFNALRAARPLDSILGEEGAGHVGTSGRTWVIDPVDGTYNFTSGSTYWCSALALVRADAPSSDESPDQSSDGSSTPAPLSNAEVLLGAVFQPEEDKLWLGGTTVASTLNGDPLHLGAQPDVGELSAATYIHPGWLAQPRAALPWQKAAELPATLRMLGSGSCDLARVSQGELGVWFQHSVPSWDWLPGKGIVEAAGGDTAVVRVNGLDWCLAGPRGAVAELATALRSGELPV
- the rarD gene encoding EamA family transporter RarD, whose protein sequence is MPAHIAAAPDIFGACEGACEKENTAMDSGSASTSAPSHAHAGRGVATSLIASVLFAVIFLIAGLLPGWGAEEIFGWRVVLTLATLGAIFPFLPGARAEFRDLFLKVRRRPALLLPGLLAAGIVGVQLWLFMWAPLNGMALSVSFGYFLLPLTMVLAGRAFFADRLSPLRKLAVAAAAVGVAHEAFSAGGLAWPTLLVCLGYPVYFVLRRKSGFDHLPAFAAELLVLLPVGVYFILAGPHGLSSGGDTEGLWAAWSIGILGGIAMALYLLASKWLPLSLFGLLSYVEPVLLVGVSLFLGETLGWSAMFTYGPILLALLLLAVDGRRKALPKP
- a CDS encoding YnfA family protein codes for the protein MSITKTIILFALAAVAEIGGAWLIWQAVREDKAWWWAGLGIVALGAYGFIAAMQQDANFGRVLAAYGGVFIAGSLVWGMIVDKFTPDRWDIIGALVALAGVSIIMFAPRPV
- a CDS encoding NUDIX hydrolase, whose product is MKNVLKVSAVCIYDHDGRLLTVRKNGTDKFMHPGGKPEPGESAAEAGSRELSEEVGLEIAAADLTLMGVWHGTAANEANTDIEATVFTAPGSWAAGSIVPAAEIAELRWMHLIDAADYEDLAPLLTEYVLPRLLSA
- a CDS encoding ABC transporter ATP-binding protein, which gives rise to MSMEGAAWSSLWSTMRSDKSNGGISKDTLRRTILFAKPYSRKLLVFVVLSVISAALAVATPVLAGQVVDAIVAKSAVDVVVRLAGLIALVAVLDAGLSLVIRWISANLGEGVILDLRTAVFDHVQRMPIAFFTRTRTGALVSRLNNDVIGAQQAFSGTLSGIVSNSVQLVLTLIVMLNTSWLVTLLALVLLPIFLMPARRFGRRLAGLRREAADLNADMSTQMTERFSAPGATLVKLFGRPAEESREFASRANRVRDIGVRTAIMQFVFFTALMLVSSLALALVYGLGGALAIGGTLNAGDVVVLALLLTRLYAPLTALANARVDIMSALVSFDRVFEILDLKPLITEKPVPVVLPAGPLAVEFSDVRFAYPSADKVSLASLEDVAVLDTRGGEDVLHGISFRAEPGQTIALVGSSGAGKSTIAQLLSRLYDVDSGTVRLGGVDVRDLSFDGLRAGVGMVTQDGHLFHESIRSNLRLAKPTATDAEIWDVLKRARLSAFAEALPDGLDTVVGERGYRLSGGERQRLTIARLLLVQPAVVILDEATAALDSTNEAAVQAALGEALEGRTALVIAHRLSTIRSADVILVLEAGRIVERGTHDELIGAGGRYAELHDTQFAQAVAAVADAEVPDGSFPKEA
- a CDS encoding amino acid ABC transporter substrate-binding protein, whose protein sequence is MNRRSFGVVGLLAAASLVLAACGGTSDTGTSAGGDTSLSSVKDAGQIVFATEGTYKPFSYHEGGAGDLTGYDVEVAKAVADKLGVKAKFEETQWDSIFAGLEAKRFDAIANQVTVSPERQEKYELSTPYTVSHGVIVTLDSNKDIMSFADLKDKTTAQSLTSNWYKLATSSGAKVEAVEGWAQAATLLKDGRVDASVNDKLTVVDYLKNTPNSGLKIAATTDESSDASIAFRKGSTALKDAVDAALKDLGADGTLTKLSEKYFGEDFSK
- a CDS encoding amino acid ABC transporter permease; protein product: MDFNLFWSSLGPMLLGAIKGTIPLTLASFVLGLLIALIIAVMRISSNKLASGVGGVYVSIIRGTPLLVQLFVIFYGLPTIGVKLDPWPSAIIAFSLNVGGYAAEIIRAAILSVPRGQWEAGHMIGMSRNQTLLRIILPQAARVSVPPLSNTFISLVKDTSLASLILVTELFRVAQQVAAFSGEFMLLYLEAALIYWVICLVLSTAQTRVEKRLDRYVAH
- a CDS encoding amino acid ABC transporter ATP-binding protein; this translates as MSPTDSVLQVRGLTKAFGTNTVLRGIDLDVPRGKVVALIGPSGSGKTTILRSLNGLEMPDAGKVTVGARDASAEQDLTIDFGATASSKKARAAEVAALRDRSAMVFQHYNLFPHKTVLQNVIEGPVQVQKRPRADVVAEAEKLLARVGLADKLDAYPFELSGGQQQRVGIVRALALKPQLLLFDEPTSALDPELVDDVLAVIKELADEGWTMVIVTHELAFARQTADEVVFMDGGVVVERGPASQVLRNPKEERTQAFVRRLLHEI